In Sphingobacterium sp. PCS056, the following proteins share a genomic window:
- a CDS encoding DUF3108 domain-containing protein: MKKLVSLTLLILSFCGQIFAQELPHLKESAFKGGEKLQYKLKYGFLSAATGLLTVTDTKNGNGASAFRLYATGKTAGAFALYTVKNEYNSYIDGKSYLPYYYTENIREGGYRRNDKVTFDQKSRSVSGNKGNFKSTVSQTFDLLSAYYFARNLDLSSVKPGESFKLTYFLNDEIATLGITYIGVETIKTDLGSLECLKFSPEIKPGRIFKKNSKLYLWVTNDGNRIPVKANVDILIGSVTLELIQADGLKHKLGQRASYSK; this comes from the coding sequence ATGAAAAAGCTAGTCTCGTTAACACTCTTAATACTCAGTTTCTGCGGTCAGATATTTGCTCAAGAACTCCCTCATTTAAAAGAATCTGCATTTAAAGGCGGTGAAAAATTGCAATATAAGTTGAAATACGGATTTTTATCTGCAGCCACAGGTTTATTAACGGTCACCGATACTAAAAATGGAAACGGTGCCTCTGCATTCAGATTGTATGCGACGGGAAAAACTGCAGGGGCTTTTGCTCTCTATACTGTAAAAAACGAATACAATTCATATATTGATGGTAAATCTTACCTTCCTTATTACTATACCGAAAATATCAGAGAAGGTGGCTACAGGCGTAATGATAAGGTAACATTTGATCAAAAAAGCAGATCAGTAAGCGGAAATAAGGGCAATTTTAAAAGTACAGTTTCACAAACTTTTGATTTATTATCAGCGTACTATTTTGCAAGAAACTTAGATCTTTCATCAGTCAAACCTGGAGAGTCGTTTAAATTAACCTATTTCCTAAATGACGAGATTGCGACGTTAGGGATTACTTATATTGGTGTAGAAACCATAAAAACAGATTTAGGATCTTTAGAATGTCTTAAATTCAGTCCGGAGATAAAGCCAGGCAGAATTTTCAAGAAAAACAGTAAGCTCTATCTTTGGGTAACCAATGATGGCAACCGTATTCCGGTGAAAGCTAATGTAGACATTTTGATCGGTTCTGTAACATTAGAACTTATACAAGCCGATGGCTTGAAACATAAACTTGGCCAAAGGGCGAGTTATTCAAAATAA
- a CDS encoding NAD(P)-dependent alcohol dehydrogenase produces MSTKAYAAFSEAEDLKPHQIQRRDLQDKDVFIDIEYCGVCHSDIHTARAEWGQPHYPVVPGHEIIGRVLEVGPKVTKYKVGDLVGVGCMVESCKHCHPCDEGLEQYCESGMIGTYNSSKSKYGGITYGGYSENIVVEEDFVLRIPTNIDVQAAAPLLCAGITTWSPLRHWNVKKGDKVGVIGLGGLGHMGVKFAKAIGAHVVMITTSPEKGEDAKKLGADEVLISKDTEQLKAHTNSFDFLLNTIPVGHDVNPYLNLLKLDKTMCIVGAVEPLPAVHGGLLIGKRRNLAGSLIGGIQETQEMLDFCGEHGIVSDVEVINIQDINTAYERMIKSDVKYRFVIDMKSLKNS; encoded by the coding sequence ATGAGTACAAAAGCATATGCAGCCTTTTCAGAGGCTGAAGATTTAAAACCACATCAAATCCAACGTCGCGATCTGCAGGATAAAGATGTTTTTATTGATATTGAATATTGTGGTGTTTGCCATAGTGATATTCACACAGCAAGGGCAGAATGGGGACAACCACATTACCCAGTGGTTCCAGGACACGAGATCATAGGTCGTGTATTGGAGGTTGGTCCAAAGGTAACCAAGTATAAGGTCGGCGATCTTGTTGGTGTTGGCTGTATGGTCGAGTCTTGTAAGCATTGTCATCCATGTGATGAAGGATTGGAGCAGTACTGCGAAAGTGGTATGATCGGTACCTATAATAGCTCTAAATCCAAATATGGTGGTATTACTTATGGTGGATATTCGGAGAACATTGTGGTGGAAGAAGATTTCGTCTTGCGTATTCCGACAAATATTGATGTACAAGCAGCTGCACCTCTCTTATGTGCAGGTATAACAACATGGTCACCTTTACGCCATTGGAATGTGAAAAAAGGAGATAAAGTTGGGGTTATTGGTCTTGGAGGATTGGGACACATGGGCGTTAAATTTGCTAAAGCGATAGGAGCTCATGTTGTGATGATCACGACATCACCTGAAAAAGGAGAAGATGCAAAAAAACTAGGCGCTGATGAGGTTTTGATTTCTAAAGATACAGAACAGCTAAAAGCACATACCAATAGCTTTGACTTCTTATTAAATACCATTCCGGTTGGACATGATGTCAATCCTTATTTGAATTTATTGAAATTGGATAAAACGATGTGTATTGTCGGAGCGGTTGAACCTCTTCCTGCTGTACATGGTGGTTTATTGATCGGCAAGCGTAGAAACTTAGCGGGATCATTGATCGGTGGTATTCAAGAGACACAAGAGATGTTAGACTTCTGCGGTGAACACGGAATTGTTTCGGATGTAGAAGTGATTAATATCCAAGATATCAATACAGCATACGAACGTATGATCAAGTCTGATGTGAAATATCGATTCGTAATCGATATGAAATCTTTAAAAAATAGTTAG
- a CDS encoding DUF3109 family protein, with translation MIEVGNVLVHEDLINNDFVCNLSKCKGICCIEGDSGAPLKQNELAILEEIYPKVKPYMTAKGIEAIEEQGTHVVDMDGDLTTPCVDGNKECAYVTWENGITKCAIEKAYELGDINWKKPISCHLYPIRTTNYPEFDVLHYDRWHICKDACTFGKELQVPVYKFLKDPLIREYGDEWYQKLENAVDSL, from the coding sequence ATGATAGAAGTAGGAAATGTATTAGTGCACGAAGATTTGATTAACAATGATTTCGTATGCAATCTTTCCAAATGCAAAGGCATTTGCTGTATAGAAGGGGATTCCGGCGCTCCATTGAAACAAAATGAGCTGGCTATACTAGAGGAGATCTATCCAAAAGTAAAACCTTACATGACAGCTAAAGGCATAGAAGCAATAGAAGAGCAAGGGACACATGTAGTCGATATGGATGGTGATCTAACGACGCCCTGTGTAGATGGCAATAAAGAGTGTGCGTATGTAACCTGGGAAAACGGAATCACAAAATGTGCGATCGAAAAAGCCTATGAGCTAGGAGATATCAATTGGAAAAAACCAATTTCATGTCACCTCTACCCTATCCGTACGACAAACTACCCAGAATTTGATGTGCTTCACTATGACCGATGGCATATTTGCAAAGATGCTTGTACATTTGGCAAAGAGCTACAGGTCCCTGTGTACAAGTTCCTTAAAGATCCCTTGATCCGAGAGTATGGTGACGAATGGTACCAAAAATTAGAGAATGCCGTAGATTCATTATAA
- a CDS encoding DUF2480 family protein, translated as MDIQTDIVNKVAQSGIITVDLAKFKPTGELVEYDIKDNLFHGLILKEKDFRDFIKNHDWSAYTGKHVAITCSSDAIVQTWAYMLLATKLEPFAATVVFGDLAELERILYAKAIAEIDMAAYTDQRVVVKGCGDIKIPESAFVQFSTSLAKVAKSIMYGEPCSTVPVFKRK; from the coding sequence ATGGATATTCAAACTGACATTGTAAATAAAGTTGCTCAAAGTGGTATCATCACTGTAGATCTGGCTAAATTCAAACCGACAGGTGAACTTGTGGAGTACGATATCAAGGATAATCTTTTTCATGGCTTGATCTTAAAAGAGAAGGACTTTAGAGACTTTATCAAAAACCATGACTGGTCAGCCTATACAGGCAAACATGTGGCGATTACATGTTCATCTGATGCGATCGTTCAAACTTGGGCCTATATGCTATTGGCAACCAAATTAGAGCCATTTGCAGCAACTGTTGTATTTGGAGATCTTGCAGAGCTAGAACGCATTCTCTATGCCAAAGCTATTGCTGAAATCGATATGGCAGCATATACAGACCAGCGGGTGGTCGTGAAAGGTTGCGGCGATATCAAAATTCCTGAATCTGCCTTTGTACAATTCTCGACGAGCTTGGCCAAAGTAGCTAAAAGTATCATGTATGGGGAACCATGTTCTACCGTTCCCGTGTTTAAACGTAAATAG
- a CDS encoding TerC/Alx family metal homeostasis membrane protein: MSHEIMFFGGFLIFIILMLAIDLGVFSKGDKTVSLKSAAIMSIIWVLLALGFYWVLRHYGHELHNIHDLDHLQQVIKAHLHDVKIIPGDLEGSIALYNNNLALEFITGYVVEYALSVDNIFVMVLLFSSFGIPERYYHKVLVWGVIGAVLMRFIFIFLGAALITKFGWILYIFGGFLLITGVKMFLNRNQEDEVDPQNHPVVKFASKYFKVTPKLDGGHFFHVENGVKYMTPLFLVLLVIEFTDLIFAVDSIPAIFSVTKDAYVVFFSNIFAVLGLRSMFFLLVNIIHKFHYLKVGLAFLLIFIGLKMLLHHWLVQIGFSTSHSLIIIVSILVISVVASLMFPKKQDLKIEN; the protein is encoded by the coding sequence ATGAGTCACGAGATCATGTTTTTTGGAGGATTTTTAATCTTCATTATTTTAATGTTAGCTATCGATTTAGGTGTGTTTTCAAAAGGAGACAAAACTGTATCCCTAAAAAGTGCTGCTATCATGAGTATCATATGGGTACTTTTAGCGTTAGGCTTTTACTGGGTATTACGGCACTATGGCCACGAATTGCACAATATCCATGATCTAGATCACCTACAACAAGTCATCAAAGCCCATCTGCATGATGTTAAAATCATTCCTGGCGATCTAGAGGGGAGCATCGCATTATATAATAATAACCTTGCCTTAGAATTTATCACAGGCTATGTGGTCGAATATGCCCTATCTGTTGATAATATCTTCGTGATGGTACTCTTATTTTCTTCTTTCGGTATTCCAGAGCGTTACTACCATAAAGTATTGGTATGGGGAGTTATTGGAGCTGTGCTCATGCGCTTTATCTTCATTTTCCTTGGAGCTGCCTTGATTACAAAATTTGGATGGATTCTTTATATATTCGGTGGATTTTTATTGATAACGGGTGTTAAAATGTTCTTAAATAGAAATCAAGAAGATGAAGTAGATCCACAAAACCACCCTGTCGTAAAATTTGCCTCTAAATATTTTAAAGTAACACCAAAACTTGACGGAGGACACTTCTTCCATGTTGAAAACGGCGTCAAATACATGACTCCTTTATTCTTGGTTTTACTGGTGATCGAATTTACAGATTTAATCTTCGCGGTAGATTCAATTCCTGCCATCTTCTCCGTGACAAAAGATGCTTATGTCGTGTTTTTCTCTAATATCTTTGCGGTATTAGGTTTACGCTCCATGTTCTTCTTATTGGTCAATATCATCCACAAGTTCCATTACTTAAAGGTGGGATTAGCATTTTTATTAATATTTATCGGTTTAAAAATGTTGCTTCACCACTGGCTGGTACAAATCGGATTTTCAACGTCCCATTCGTTGATTATCATCGTCAGCATTCTAGTGATTAGCGTCGTTGCATCCTTAATGTTTCCGAAGAAACAGGATCTCAAAATAGAAAACTAA
- a CDS encoding SurA N-terminal domain-containing protein codes for MGLMSFLRNRAGFILTGAMAVAILAFLLGDVVKSGTPFWAKNQNRVGEINGEKIDVQEFNQQVDQTAEMFKQQMGGNLTPQMKSYAVQQVWNQLLQKEILKGEIEKIGLEVGKNELNDLVTGQNPSNQIVQAFTDPQTGQFNRNQLVTFISQVNSSGNAQAAQQWEMLLAAVKEERLNNKYTSLLNNSVYVTSLEANDEYQQRNKLANFKYVLLDYASVKDSEIKITDADYQAYYDEHKNSFKNQEETRTVEYVVVDARPTAKDINFAKETINKLKTELATSTNDSLFASINSDNKYPYTFVKKGQLSPALDSVLFNVPAGTIVGPYESNGLFEIAKVTQTTVGPDSVKASHILLNATAEGGVQKALAKADSIKGLLAKGESFASLAVQFSTDEGSKINGGELGTFARGRMVPVFDNAVFNGKTGDIKVVESQYGVHIIKIENQIGSAKYVKAAIVDKAIISGKETLSNAHSKANAFLTVATAQNFAQEAQKLGLKAATASRVLAMDNTLDGNEAPRELIKWAFDAKKGEISDRVFETEQSYILAHLVDVQPKGVLPLTAVKKDIEPAVKNAVKAKLLTEKMNAALSGAASLDQVGQKLGKTPVAVENIVLANPVIPGVSLENKVVGTVFGLQPNKPSKAIEGAQGVYAVQVNGFVNPAAIPDLNAQKKTNISFKNSTFMGFYFQSASR; via the coding sequence ATGGGATTAATGAGCTTTTTGCGCAACCGAGCTGGTTTCATATTAACAGGAGCTATGGCTGTGGCAATTCTAGCATTTTTATTAGGAGATGTTGTCAAATCTGGAACTCCGTTTTGGGCTAAAAACCAAAATCGCGTAGGAGAAATAAACGGAGAGAAAATCGATGTACAAGAATTCAACCAACAAGTTGATCAAACAGCAGAAATGTTTAAACAACAAATGGGTGGAAACTTGACTCCTCAAATGAAATCATACGCTGTACAACAGGTATGGAATCAATTGTTGCAAAAAGAAATCCTAAAAGGTGAAATCGAAAAAATCGGTTTAGAGGTTGGTAAAAATGAATTAAATGATTTGGTAACAGGTCAAAATCCTTCGAATCAAATCGTTCAAGCTTTTACAGATCCACAAACAGGTCAATTTAATCGTAACCAGCTTGTCACATTCATCTCACAAGTGAACAGCTCAGGCAATGCTCAAGCTGCTCAACAATGGGAAATGTTATTAGCTGCTGTTAAAGAAGAACGTTTGAACAACAAATACACAAGTTTATTAAATAATAGTGTGTATGTTACTTCGTTAGAGGCTAACGATGAATACCAACAACGTAACAAATTAGCAAATTTCAAATACGTATTATTGGATTATGCATCGGTTAAAGATAGTGAAATCAAAATCACAGATGCCGATTACCAAGCGTATTACGATGAGCATAAAAACTCATTTAAAAATCAAGAAGAAACGCGCACTGTAGAATACGTTGTTGTAGATGCTCGTCCAACAGCTAAAGACATCAACTTTGCAAAAGAGACAATCAACAAGCTAAAAACAGAATTAGCGACTTCTACTAACGATTCCTTATTTGCTTCTATCAACTCCGACAATAAATACCCATATACTTTTGTTAAGAAAGGTCAATTAAGTCCTGCTTTAGACTCTGTGCTTTTCAATGTTCCTGCTGGAACAATAGTAGGTCCTTATGAGTCTAATGGTTTATTTGAAATTGCAAAAGTAACTCAAACAACCGTAGGTCCTGATTCAGTAAAAGCGAGCCACATCCTATTAAATGCAACTGCAGAAGGTGGTGTTCAGAAAGCATTAGCAAAAGCTGACTCGATCAAAGGTTTGTTGGCTAAAGGGGAGAGCTTCGCTTCACTAGCTGTTCAATTTAGTACTGACGAGGGTAGTAAAATTAATGGTGGAGAATTAGGAACTTTTGCACGTGGTCGTATGGTCCCTGTTTTTGATAATGCAGTTTTCAATGGAAAAACGGGTGATATCAAAGTAGTGGAATCACAATATGGTGTCCATATCATCAAAATCGAAAATCAAATTGGTTCTGCAAAATATGTTAAAGCTGCCATCGTAGATAAAGCAATCATTAGTGGTAAAGAGACATTAAGCAATGCACATAGCAAAGCGAATGCCTTCTTAACCGTTGCTACAGCACAGAACTTCGCTCAAGAAGCTCAAAAATTAGGTTTAAAAGCAGCAACAGCTTCTCGTGTATTAGCCATGGATAATACATTGGATGGCAATGAAGCTCCTAGAGAATTGATCAAATGGGCTTTCGACGCTAAAAAAGGAGAGATCTCGGATCGCGTTTTCGAAACAGAACAATCTTATATCTTAGCACATCTTGTGGATGTTCAACCTAAAGGTGTTTTACCGTTGACAGCTGTGAAAAAAGATATTGAGCCTGCTGTTAAGAATGCTGTTAAAGCAAAATTATTGACAGAGAAAATGAATGCTGCATTAAGTGGTGCCGCTTCGCTTGATCAAGTAGGTCAAAAATTAGGTAAAACTCCAGTAGCAGTTGAGAATATCGTTTTGGCAAATCCTGTAATCCCTGGTGTATCTTTGGAAAATAAAGTAGTGGGTACCGTATTTGGTTTACAGCCGAATAAACCTTCTAAAGCAATTGAAGGAGCACAAGGGGTGTATGCTGTTCAAGTAAATGGTTTTGTTAATCCTGCAGCTATTCCTGACTTAAATGCACAGAAAAAAACAAATATTAGCTTCAAAAATTCAACGTTCATGGGCTTCTATTTTCAAAGCGCTTCAAGATAA
- a CDS encoding thioredoxin family protein has product MKKILLFLLILPFIAIGQEKGITFERGLNWNQIKEKAKKENKYIFVDIFTTWCGPCKYMSSTVFPQKKVGDFFNTKFVSTKIQMDKTDTDNEEVKSWYEEAERFAKDYKIAAYPTFLIFNPQGELVHRMVGGGEADEFIERTKDALHPETQYYALLKDFENNPTDLSLAHRMIKAANTAYDESTAIKAEDVIISQTKSQDLTKECASYLIANTRTTQSKAFELLRNNPEKIDSLLGKYGEANRVVASVAINEVLGTKIDFNNEPNWEALKSEINEKYSNINFEPIFKLMKAQYYVQSRNWTSLRDIIDSYLTSEDLSSNQLNSFAWEVFENSNDAACLDAALKWSKKAVEQDARSAYLDTYANLLYKKGDKTNAIKWQEQALSLANDDEQENYSDTLSKMKSDLPTWEL; this is encoded by the coding sequence ATGAAAAAGATATTATTATTCCTCCTAATTTTACCTTTCATCGCGATCGGGCAAGAGAAAGGGATAACATTCGAGCGGGGACTGAATTGGAACCAAATTAAAGAAAAGGCAAAGAAAGAGAATAAGTATATTTTCGTTGATATATTTACCACTTGGTGTGGACCTTGCAAGTACATGTCATCGACTGTATTCCCTCAAAAAAAAGTTGGCGATTTTTTCAATACAAAATTCGTCAGCACTAAAATTCAAATGGATAAAACAGATACGGACAACGAAGAGGTCAAAAGCTGGTATGAAGAAGCTGAGCGCTTTGCTAAAGATTATAAAATAGCGGCGTATCCCACTTTTCTGATTTTCAATCCACAGGGAGAACTTGTCCACCGTATGGTCGGTGGCGGAGAAGCTGATGAATTTATTGAACGTACTAAAGACGCTCTACATCCAGAAACTCAATATTATGCCTTATTAAAAGATTTTGAAAATAATCCAACTGATCTATCTTTAGCACATCGCATGATTAAAGCTGCAAATACAGCTTACGATGAAAGCACTGCCATAAAAGCAGAGGATGTGATCATTTCGCAAACAAAATCCCAAGATCTAACTAAAGAGTGTGCATCTTATTTAATCGCTAATACACGTACAACACAATCTAAAGCTTTTGAATTACTCCGAAATAACCCTGAAAAAATAGATTCGCTATTGGGCAAATATGGTGAAGCAAACCGTGTTGTTGCCTCCGTTGCGATCAATGAAGTTTTAGGCACTAAAATCGATTTTAACAACGAGCCTAATTGGGAAGCCTTAAAAAGCGAGATCAATGAAAAATATAGCAACATCAATTTTGAACCTATTTTCAAACTGATGAAAGCGCAGTATTATGTACAGTCCCGCAATTGGACATCGCTAAGAGATATCATCGACAGCTACTTGACATCTGAAGATTTAAGCTCTAATCAATTAAACAGCTTTGCTTGGGAGGTATTTGAAAATAGTAACGATGCAGCATGTCTGGATGCAGCTCTAAAATGGAGTAAAAAAGCTGTTGAGCAAGATGCCAGAAGTGCCTATTTAGATACTTATGCCAATTTATTATATAAAAAAGGCGATAAAACGAATGCGATCAAGTGGCAAGAACAAGCATTATCACTTGCTAATGATGACGAACAAGAGAATTACTCGGATACGCTATCGAAAATGAAGAGTGATCTTCCTACTTGGGAATTATAA
- a CDS encoding polyprenyl synthetase family protein, whose protein sequence is MLKLKEIQRPILKELATFETEFKASMKSSIPLLDRITGYIVKTKGKQMRPMFVFFSAGLCNGIKDSTYRGASLVELLHTASLVHDDVVDNANERRGFFSVNALWKNKVSVLVGDFLLSKGLLLSVKHQEYDLLKIVSEAVEQMSEGELLQIEKARKLDIEESIYFEVIRKKTASLIASCCACGASSSGANELTVKKLHAFGEKIGIAFQIKDDLFDFGIDDVGKPLGNDIKEKKMTLPLIYALSQSDKSEKRRIINLVKNHSEDNKKVAEVIAFVRQSGGLEYATEKMLAYQKDAFKILDEFPDNEYKTGLLELVKFTTERKK, encoded by the coding sequence ATGCTGAAATTAAAAGAAATACAACGTCCCATCCTCAAGGAATTGGCAACTTTTGAAACTGAATTTAAAGCTTCAATGAAAAGTTCCATTCCTCTGTTAGATCGTATCACAGGATATATTGTTAAAACCAAAGGAAAACAGATGCGTCCCATGTTTGTTTTCTTTTCGGCGGGTCTATGTAATGGTATAAAAGACTCAACCTATCGTGGTGCTTCGTTAGTCGAATTGCTACATACAGCTTCTTTGGTACACGATGATGTCGTGGACAATGCCAATGAGCGTAGGGGCTTCTTTTCGGTAAACGCACTTTGGAAAAATAAAGTCTCTGTTTTGGTTGGTGATTTTTTACTTTCCAAAGGATTGCTGCTTTCAGTGAAACACCAGGAATATGATTTACTGAAAATTGTTTCTGAAGCTGTGGAACAAATGAGTGAAGGCGAGTTATTACAGATTGAAAAAGCGCGCAAACTAGACATTGAAGAGTCGATTTATTTTGAAGTGATCCGTAAAAAGACCGCCTCATTGATTGCCTCTTGCTGTGCATGTGGCGCCTCTTCATCCGGTGCCAACGAGCTAACAGTGAAAAAACTGCATGCTTTTGGTGAAAAAATCGGCATCGCCTTTCAGATAAAAGATGATTTGTTTGATTTTGGAATAGATGATGTCGGCAAACCACTTGGTAATGATATCAAAGAAAAGAAAATGACCTTGCCTTTGATATATGCCTTAAGCCAATCCGATAAGTCGGAGAAAAGAAGAATCATCAATTTGGTTAAAAACCATAGTGAAGACAACAAAAAAGTAGCAGAAGTCATTGCATTCGTTAGACAAAGTGGCGGGTTGGAGTATGCAACTGAAAAAATGTTAGCTTACCAAAAAGATGCTTTTAAAATATTAGATGAATTTCCTGATAATGAATATAAAACAGGATTGCTAGAGCTTGTCAAATTTACAACTGAAAGAAAAAAATAG
- a CDS encoding aminopeptidase C, with protein MNWNKSLVLAASLFAASLQVVQAQDNLINALKTNQNDNSKAGFTFTEVINLKNTSVKNQGSSGTCWSYSGNSFLESEMIRMGKEPVEISQIFSARNTYLGKAKNYVRLHGGLSLGEGGQFHDVLNAFRHYGALPQTEYTGLHYGSDKNNFGEMTNMLDAMLATFVKSKTLTPNWEKAYTAAMDSYLGEVPKSFQYKGKSYTPRTFADQVIGIKPDEYVGIASVTDQPYYSKFVLLIPDNWSFDSFYNVQINDLTDIIDNALNNGYTVAWATDVSEKSFSWKNGVAYVPAKPFEQMTPQEQQEMFVGPKPEAKITAEERQKAFDNYQTTDDHGMHIVGLAKDQTGKEYYIVKNSWGVTNDYKGYLYVTKEFVRYKTTSLLVHKDGIQKDLKSKMKI; from the coding sequence ATGAATTGGAATAAATCACTCGTATTAGCGGCATCCTTATTTGCAGCTTCTTTACAAGTAGTACAGGCTCAGGACAATTTAATTAATGCCCTAAAAACAAATCAAAATGATAACAGTAAAGCTGGATTTACTTTTACTGAGGTCATTAATTTAAAAAATACTTCTGTTAAAAATCAAGGTTCTTCTGGTACATGTTGGTCTTACTCTGGTAACTCATTTTTAGAGTCAGAAATGATCAGAATGGGAAAAGAACCCGTTGAGATTTCACAAATTTTCTCTGCTCGTAATACCTACTTAGGCAAAGCCAAAAATTACGTTCGCTTACACGGTGGATTGTCTTTAGGTGAAGGTGGTCAATTTCATGATGTTTTAAATGCATTCCGCCACTACGGTGCTTTGCCACAAACGGAGTACACAGGTTTACACTATGGATCTGATAAAAATAATTTTGGCGAGATGACCAACATGTTGGATGCGATGTTAGCTACTTTTGTAAAGAGCAAAACATTAACGCCAAACTGGGAAAAAGCATATACTGCTGCAATGGATTCATATTTAGGTGAGGTACCTAAAAGCTTCCAATACAAAGGTAAAAGCTACACCCCTCGTACATTCGCTGATCAAGTGATTGGAATTAAACCTGATGAATATGTGGGTATTGCATCTGTTACTGATCAACCTTACTACAGCAAATTTGTATTATTGATTCCAGATAACTGGTCTTTTGATAGTTTTTACAATGTTCAGATCAATGATTTGACTGATATCATTGACAATGCCTTGAATAATGGATATACAGTAGCTTGGGCAACGGATGTTTCTGAGAAAAGCTTCAGCTGGAAAAATGGAGTAGCATACGTACCTGCAAAACCATTCGAGCAAATGACACCACAGGAACAACAAGAAATGTTTGTTGGTCCTAAACCTGAAGCAAAAATTACAGCAGAAGAAAGACAAAAAGCTTTTGACAACTACCAAACAACAGATGATCATGGTATGCACATCGTTGGATTGGCTAAAGATCAAACAGGTAAAGAATACTACATCGTTAAAAACTCTTGGGGTGTTACAAATGACTATAAAGGTTATTTATATGTAACAAAAGAATTTGTTCGTTACAAAACAACATCACTTTTGGTTCATAAAGACGGTATTCAAAAAGATTTAAAGTCTAAAATGAAGATCTAA